From Pedosphaera parvula Ellin514, one genomic window encodes:
- a CDS encoding DUF1648 domain-containing protein has product MKARVPAILLLLAYVSFLICLFATESKLPLQVATHFNGGGRPDGWMTRLMFLKFMGIFGFMFPLLIVGINFLIRFLPQSSFNMPNRGYWMAPERRPQTFRFFLDHSLWLALFAAMFVAFIYLLVLQANLSMPPKLSLLPLLLSMAAFLLGLLWWGVTLMQHFRKVV; this is encoded by the coding sequence TGCTGTTGCTGGCGTACGTCAGTTTTCTGATCTGCCTGTTTGCAACGGAATCGAAACTGCCGTTGCAGGTGGCTACCCATTTCAATGGAGGCGGTCGTCCGGATGGATGGATGACACGGTTAATGTTTTTGAAGTTCATGGGAATCTTTGGCTTCATGTTTCCACTTCTCATTGTGGGAATTAATTTTCTAATCCGCTTCCTGCCGCAGTCCTCCTTCAACATGCCAAATCGAGGTTATTGGATGGCACCGGAACGACGGCCGCAGACATTCCGTTTCTTCCTGGACCACTCGCTTTGGCTCGCATTGTTCGCGGCTATGTTTGTCGCCTTCATTTACCTTTTAGTGTTACAGGCAAACTTGTCAATGCCGCCAAAGCTGTCGCTGCTGCCATTGCTGCTATCGATGGCTGCGTTTCTGCTCGGATTGTTGTGGTGGGGAGTCACGCTGATGCAACATTTTCGAAAGGTTGTCTGA